The Stieleria maiorica genome includes the window AAGATAGACCGTGACATGAGCAACGAATTGACGAACTCGCCCCTCCAAGCAATGCGGAAGTTGCTGAAGGAGGACTCGCGGTACAAATACGAAGCCTACCAGTTCATTCGTGAGGCGTTGCAGTTCGCCCACGAACATCTGCCCGAACTGACTCAGGCGACCGTTTCGGGAGACTCCCTCTCCAAAGGCCGTCCCAAGCACATCACCGGTCAGCAACTTTGCGAAGCCTGTCGTCGTTACGCCATCGACCAGTACGGTTACCTGGGCAGCATGGTCCTGGGATCGTGGGGGATCAAATCGACCAGCGACTTCGGCGAGATCGTTTACAATTTGATCCGCATCGAACAGATGCGCAAGAGTGAATCGGATCGTCGTGAAGACTTCGATGACGTGTACACGTTCGATGGCGCCTTCGAGCCCGAGTTCGCGCTGCCCAAAGTGGTCGACGATCTGGAGTGTTAGTCGCGCATCGTCGTAGCTACGCTCGCCAGAGCGTGGCACGAACCGGGGATCCACCTTCTGGCGAAGGTAGCGACGATTGTCTCGTCCAGGCGAATCGTCGGTTTGGTTACCTCCTTTCTCCCCCGACGAAGTTTCCCAGAAGCTGCGTCTTTTCCTCCGCGCATTCTATGAACTTCTCTCTTCCAGCCCTGTGCTCGCGCGTTTTGCCGACGTCTTACGTTTCAGCATGTTCGCTTGTTCTGCTGGCGTTTGTCACCGGGGTGCTACTTCCGTCGACATGCCAAGCTCAAGACGCCGCGGGCCAACCGGCGGCTGAAACGAGCGCAGCGTCGGGCGAATCAGAGGCCCGGCAATCGGACACAAAACCCGAGGAGAAGGCACGGAAGAGCTATCTGGGTCGCGTCGTGGCGAAACCGATGAGCCATCTGGGCGCGTCCTGGTTGGTGCGACCGGAACGGGATCAAGAGGAAAACGCGTCGGAGTCGTTTCAAAAACTGGATCTCAAACCCGGCATGGTGCTCTGTGACCTCGGTTGTGGCAACGGCTATTGGACGTTGCCGATGGCCAGGAAGGTCGGCGAAGAAGGCGCCGTCTATGCCGTCGACATCCAACCGGAGATGTTGCAAAAACTTCGCCAGCGGGCCGATCAGTTTGGTTTGAAAAACATTCGTCCCGTGCTGGGGACGATCGATAATCCCAAGTTGCCGGAAAACGAAATCGACTTGCTGCTGATGGTCGACGTGTACCACGAGTTTTCGCATCCGCAATCGATGCTGTGGGAGATCCGCCGTTCGCTGACCCCGACCGGAGTGGTCGCACTGCTGGAGTACCGCAAGGAAGACCCGACCGTGCCGATCAAGTTGCTGCACAAGATGTCCAAACGCCAGATCATGAAGGAGTATCAGGCGAACGGTTTCAAGTTGGTGCGCGAGTACAACGAACTGCCGTGGCAACACCTGATGTTCTTCGCCCGCGACGACAGTCCCTTGGAAGCGATCGATCCCGAGCCGACCGACCAGGTGCTCAAGCGAATCGGAACTGCAGCGGCGCAGTGAAACGCACCTCGCCCCTTCTGGGCGGTCGATGGCGTTTCTCTTAGCACGACAGCCCTCTCTCTCGAGGTCGTCGCATCTTTTTGTATGACGGACCTTCTGGGCGAGCGTTGTCGGGGCGATTTCATGCGCACCAGGTTAAAAACGAAACGCTCGCTAGAAGCTTTGGTTATTTCACAATTTACAATGGCTCCCTTCTCCCCCGGCTTTGCGGGGGAGAAGGGCCGGGGATGAGGGGGCCAGCGGCCTGCCAAGAGCCACCGAATTGAGGCGCAGGCGGCCCAGGTGTATAGCCCCTCTCCCCAAAACAGATCGCGGTCATCGTTACCGTGCAATCAGAAACTAATGCGCGATCTGTTTTAGGGAGAGGGGAGCCATGCCCTGGATTGCGAGCCGACTTGTGTCGACACCAATGCTTCTATCGTCAGGCGGACCTACAACACGGTCGTCTTGATCGCCGATCCGTCGGGGCGGGTCAGTCGGAATTGGAATTGCCAGTCTTGGGCCCACGGTTGCGTTTGGGCGTTTTGCATGACTTTGATCAGCACCGTGTTTTCGCCCTCGACCAATTCA containing:
- a CDS encoding Minf_1886 family protein, whose amino-acid sequence is MSNELTNSPLQAMRKLLKEDSRYKYEAYQFIREALQFAHEHLPELTQATVSGDSLSKGRPKHITGQQLCEACRRYAIDQYGYLGSMVLGSWGIKSTSDFGEIVYNLIRIEQMRKSESDRREDFDDVYTFDGAFEPEFALPKVVDDLEC
- a CDS encoding class I SAM-dependent methyltransferase produces the protein MSHLGASWLVRPERDQEENASESFQKLDLKPGMVLCDLGCGNGYWTLPMARKVGEEGAVYAVDIQPEMLQKLRQRADQFGLKNIRPVLGTIDNPKLPENEIDLLLMVDVYHEFSHPQSMLWEIRRSLTPTGVVALLEYRKEDPTVPIKLLHKMSKRQIMKEYQANGFKLVREYNELPWQHLMFFARDDSPLEAIDPEPTDQVLKRIGTAAAQ